The following proteins come from a genomic window of Citrobacter europaeus:
- a CDS encoding mannose/fructose/sorbose PTS transporter subunit IIB: MNITLARIDDRLIHGQVTTVWSKVANAQRIIICNDDVYNDEVRRTLLRQAAPPGMKVNVVNLEKAVAVYHNPQYQSETVFYLFTCPQDALAMVKQGVKIATLNIGGMAWRPGKKQLTKAVSLDDDDIKAFRELDKLGVTLDLRVVASDPSVNILEKIKEQSLAE; this comes from the coding sequence ATGAACATTACCCTTGCTCGTATTGATGACCGTTTGATTCACGGTCAGGTCACCACCGTCTGGTCAAAGGTGGCGAATGCCCAACGAATTATTATCTGCAATGACGACGTTTATAACGATGAAGTACGTCGCACATTATTACGTCAGGCCGCCCCGCCCGGAATGAAGGTTAACGTCGTTAATCTCGAAAAAGCAGTCGCTGTTTACCATAACCCGCAATATCAGAGCGAAACCGTTTTTTATCTGTTTACCTGCCCGCAGGATGCTTTAGCAATGGTAAAACAAGGGGTAAAAATCGCCACGTTAAATATTGGCGGCATGGCCTGGCGACCGGGTAAAAAACAATTAACCAAAGCGGTCTCTTTAGATGATGACGATATCAAAGCTTTTCGTGAGTTAGATAAATTGGGGGTTACGCTGGATTTACGCGTCGTCGCATCGGATCCATCAGTTAATATCCTTGAAAAAATAAAAGAACAATCGCTCGCTGAATAA
- a CDS encoding PTS system mannose/fructose/sorbose family transporter subunit IID — protein MEQKKLTKSDLFSMFVRSNLQQASFNFERIHGLGFCYDMIPAIKRLYPLKEDQVAALKRHLVFFNTTPAVCGPVIGVTAAMEEARANGAEIDDGAINGIKVGLMGPLAGVGDPLVWGTLRPITAALGASLALSGNILGPLLFFFIFNAVRLAMKWYGLQLGFRKGVNIVSDMGGNLLQKLTEGASILGLFVMGVLVTKWTSINVPLVVSQTPGTDGTTVTMTVQNILDQLCPGLLALGLTLLMVRLLNKKINPVWLIFALFALGIIGNALGFLS, from the coding sequence ATGGAACAGAAAAAACTGACCAAATCCGACCTGTTTAGCATGTTTGTTCGCTCCAACCTGCAACAGGCATCATTCAACTTTGAACGCATTCATGGGCTGGGCTTTTGCTACGACATGATCCCTGCCATCAAGCGCCTGTATCCACTGAAAGAGGACCAGGTTGCGGCACTCAAACGGCACCTGGTGTTCTTCAATACCACACCTGCCGTTTGCGGCCCGGTAATTGGCGTGACCGCCGCGATGGAAGAAGCTCGCGCCAACGGCGCGGAAATTGACGATGGTGCAATCAATGGCATCAAAGTTGGCCTGATGGGTCCGCTGGCCGGCGTCGGCGATCCGCTGGTATGGGGAACACTGCGCCCGATTACCGCCGCGCTCGGCGCATCGCTGGCACTGTCCGGTAACATTCTCGGCCCGCTATTGTTCTTCTTTATTTTCAATGCAGTACGTCTGGCAATGAAGTGGTACGGCTTACAGCTTGGCTTTCGTAAAGGGGTCAACATCGTCAGCGACATGGGCGGCAACCTGCTGCAAAAGTTGACCGAAGGCGCATCAATTCTTGGCCTGTTTGTCATGGGGGTGTTGGTCACCAAATGGACCAGCATCAACGTACCACTGGTGGTATCACAAACGCCTGGCACAGACGGTACCACCGTCACCATGACCGTGCAGAACATTCTCGACCAACTCTGCCCCGGCCTGCTGGCGCTGGGTCTGACGCTGCTGATGGTGCGGCTACTCAACAAGAAAATTAATCCGGTGTGGCTGATCTTCGCCTTGTTTGCGCTGGGGATTATCGGTAACGCGCTGGGCTTCCTGTCCTGA
- a CDS encoding sugar-binding transcriptional regulator, producing MENSDDIRLIVKIAQLYYEQDMTQAQIARELGIYRTTISRLLKRGREQGIVTIAINYDYNENLWLEQQLKQKFGLKEAVVVSCDSEQEDEQLNMMGVHGAQLLERLLEPGDIIGFSWGRAVRGLVEGLSPANQSRQLICVPIIGGPSGKLESRYHVNTLTYGAAAKLKGESHLADFPALLENSLIRNGIMQSRHFKSISAYWDNLDVALVGIGSPAIRDGANWHAFYGSEESDDLHARHVAGDICSRFYDINGVTVETRMSEKTLSIETNKLKQARYSIGIAMGEEKYTGILGALRGNYINCLVTNSHTAELLLK from the coding sequence ATGGAAAACAGCGATGATATCCGCCTGATCGTAAAAATCGCGCAGCTTTATTACGAGCAGGATATGACACAAGCGCAAATCGCCCGCGAGCTGGGGATTTACCGCACCACGATCAGTCGGTTACTAAAACGTGGCCGCGAGCAGGGTATCGTCACCATCGCCATTAATTACGACTACAACGAAAATCTGTGGCTGGAACAGCAGCTAAAACAAAAATTTGGCCTGAAAGAAGCGGTCGTAGTCTCCTGCGACAGCGAACAGGAAGATGAACAACTTAATATGATGGGCGTGCATGGCGCACAGTTACTGGAACGCTTACTGGAGCCCGGCGACATTATTGGTTTTTCATGGGGTCGCGCGGTACGGGGATTGGTTGAAGGATTATCCCCGGCCAACCAGTCACGCCAGCTTATCTGTGTGCCGATTATCGGCGGACCGTCCGGCAAACTTGAAAGCCGCTACCACGTCAATACGCTGACCTACGGCGCCGCGGCAAAGCTCAAGGGGGAATCGCACCTGGCCGATTTCCCGGCGCTGTTGGAAAACTCGCTGATCCGTAACGGTATTATGCAGTCCCGGCACTTTAAATCGATTTCCGCCTACTGGGATAATCTGGACGTCGCGCTGGTCGGAATTGGGTCTCCGGCAATACGCGATGGTGCCAACTGGCACGCTTTTTACGGCAGTGAAGAGAGTGATGACCTGCATGCCCGCCATGTGGCCGGAGACATTTGCTCGCGCTTTTACGATATCAACGGTGTAACCGTAGAGACCAGGATGAGTGAAAAGACGCTCTCCATCGAAACCAATAAATTAAAACAGGCGCGTTACTCCATTGGCATTGCAATGGGTGAAGAAAAATACACTGGGATATTAGGCGCATTACGTGGGAATTATATTAACTGTTTAGTCACCAACAGCCATACCGCTGAATTATTGTTGAAGTAA
- a CDS encoding Cof-type HAD-IIB family hydrolase, with protein sequence MLLVTDLDGTLLTSQKTISPRTRQALIDFHQRGGLLAACSARPVSSMMRLLQQQQVDALFGWCAGFNGGQILEMAQQRNIHTAALSCMNLRDIDRHIALSLCPHHFFSADAIYHRCDQQVAPWTTYEARLFELPLISAAPGNILNRHDIYKITLVTEQLKINTLFAEVNNKLPYGYTATITGENYIDIQRSEINKGYAISMLMRQLNITAEKVAAIGDQQNDISMFSAAGIGIAMGNAPEAVKQQASYVTASNDDEGIVCALEWLRCSAHPVTMRQSTTLAENNEPD encoded by the coding sequence ATGTTACTGGTCACCGATCTGGATGGAACACTACTGACTTCGCAAAAGACAATCAGTCCACGCACACGTCAGGCACTCATTGATTTCCACCAGCGCGGTGGCCTGCTGGCCGCTTGTTCTGCCAGACCGGTCTCCTCTATGATGCGCCTGCTACAGCAGCAGCAGGTTGATGCACTGTTTGGTTGGTGCGCAGGCTTCAACGGAGGTCAGATTCTCGAGATGGCGCAGCAGCGCAATATCCATACTGCAGCGCTCTCTTGTATGAATCTTCGGGATATTGACAGACATATTGCGCTTTCCCTCTGTCCTCATCACTTTTTTAGCGCCGATGCTATTTATCATCGTTGCGACCAACAGGTAGCGCCATGGACAACTTATGAAGCCCGTTTATTTGAATTACCACTTATTTCGGCAGCACCTGGAAATATTTTAAACCGGCATGATATTTATAAAATCACACTCGTTACTGAGCAGTTAAAAATAAACACACTGTTTGCAGAAGTGAATAATAAATTACCTTATGGCTATACAGCGACTATCACTGGGGAGAATTACATTGATATCCAACGTAGCGAAATAAATAAAGGTTATGCTATTAGCATGTTAATGCGCCAGTTAAATATAACAGCAGAAAAGGTTGCGGCGATTGGCGACCAGCAAAACGATATCAGTATGTTTTCCGCCGCCGGCATTGGTATTGCAATGGGGAATGCGCCAGAGGCAGTAAAACAACAAGCCAGCTATGTGACGGCCTCTAATGATGATGAGGGTATTGTCTGTGCGTTGGAGTGGTTGCGTTGCTCTGCACATCCAGTTACCATGCGCCAAAGCACGACGTTGGCGGAAAATAATGAACCCGATTAA
- a CDS encoding SDR family oxidoreductase → MQTWLNLQDKVIIVTGGASGIGLAIVEELLAQGANVQMADINSGEGKYENHSGYHFWPTDISSAKEVNHTVAEIIQRYGRIDGLVNNAGVNFPRLLVDEKAPAGQYELNEAAFEKMVNINQKGVFLMSQAAARQMVKQHNGVIVNVSSESGLEGSEGQSCYAATKAALNSFTRSWSKELGKHGIRVVGIAPGILEKTGLRTPEYEEALAWTRNITVEQLREGYTRNAIPIGRSGRLSEVADFVCYLLSERASYITGVTTNIAGGKTRG, encoded by the coding sequence ATGCAAACGTGGTTAAATCTGCAAGACAAAGTCATTATTGTTACCGGTGGTGCATCCGGAATTGGTCTGGCCATTGTCGAGGAGTTATTAGCGCAAGGCGCAAATGTGCAAATGGCAGATATTAATAGTGGCGAAGGTAAATATGAAAACCATAGCGGATATCATTTCTGGCCAACGGATATTTCCAGCGCTAAAGAGGTTAATCATACTGTTGCTGAAATTATCCAACGCTACGGACGTATTGATGGACTGGTAAATAATGCTGGCGTTAACTTCCCGCGGCTACTGGTCGATGAAAAAGCACCCGCCGGGCAATACGAACTGAACGAAGCTGCTTTTGAAAAAATGGTTAATATCAACCAGAAAGGTGTGTTCTTAATGTCGCAAGCGGCGGCACGCCAAATGGTAAAACAGCATAACGGCGTGATTGTGAATGTCTCTTCAGAAAGCGGACTGGAAGGCTCAGAGGGCCAAAGCTGCTATGCCGCCACTAAAGCCGCGTTGAATAGCTTTACCCGTTCCTGGTCGAAAGAGTTGGGCAAACACGGCATTCGAGTGGTTGGCATTGCACCTGGCATTCTGGAAAAAACCGGTTTGCGCACCCCCGAATATGAAGAAGCGCTGGCCTGGACCCGCAACATCACCGTCGAACAGCTGCGTGAGGGTTATACCAGGAACGCGATCCCGATTGGTCGCTCAGGGCGTTTAAGCGAAGTCGCTGATTTTGTTTGTTATCTCCTCTCAGAGCGCGCCAGTTATATCACCGGAGTAACCACTAACATTGCGGGCGGAAAAACGCGCGGCTAA
- a CDS encoding histidine biosynthesis protein: protein MFKGDMNKKRAKALQKVKDAITLHGGQTILSTGITGDDARLAKAVCEAGVKLLEPNHPALALARGHKGVSNMHAAEQIRHEITNSQMAEAVHGVRNVVPDDIFITVGIAGGFTETLPVPLTETEILEIARAGADGLHTHKSDWDDLQDIVNLAHQYGLTVDAYIGHPDDLHTFGIPARTPEEVASVAKRMQEIGVDMIGLMTGMSYEGVAAGDIPQAIKDRLWALVGAVSVPTLAEGGINLANAKAFKDTGVNILVVGTAIDNMVCNAAKEAVTPFIAH from the coding sequence ATGTTTAAAGGCGATATGAATAAAAAACGCGCTAAAGCGTTACAGAAAGTGAAAGATGCCATCACGCTGCACGGCGGGCAAACCATCCTCAGCACAGGGATAACTGGCGACGATGCGCGTCTGGCAAAAGCAGTATGTGAGGCGGGCGTTAAGCTGCTCGAACCGAACCATCCCGCACTGGCATTAGCGCGTGGGCATAAGGGGGTGAGCAACATGCACGCGGCGGAACAAATCCGCCACGAAATTACTAACAGCCAGATGGCCGAAGCAGTACATGGCGTACGTAATGTGGTCCCTGACGATATCTTCATTACCGTCGGTATCGCAGGTGGCTTTACCGAAACGTTACCAGTCCCGCTCACGGAAACAGAGATACTGGAGATTGCTCGTGCTGGTGCCGATGGCTTACACACCCATAAATCCGACTGGGACGATCTACAGGACATCGTTAATCTCGCCCATCAGTATGGCCTGACCGTTGATGCTTATATTGGTCACCCGGATGACCTGCATACCTTCGGTATTCCTGCGCGCACTCCGGAAGAGGTCGCCAGCGTAGCAAAACGGATGCAGGAAATTGGCGTCGACATGATTGGTTTAATGACCGGTATGAGCTACGAAGGCGTAGCCGCAGGTGATATTCCGCAAGCCATTAAAGATCGCCTGTGGGCACTGGTCGGCGCGGTAAGCGTGCCGACGCTGGCGGAAGGCGGAATTAACCTCGCCAATGCCAAAGCGTTTAAGGATACCGGGGTCAATATTCTGGTCGTCGGTACGGCAATCGACAATATGGTCTGCAACGCCGCCAAAGAGGCTGTCACACCGTTTATTGCGCATTGA
- a CDS encoding DUF3811 domain-containing protein: MALPRITQKEMTEREQRELKTLLDRARIAHGRLLTNAETNSIKKEYIDKLMALREAEAKKARQLKKKQAYKPDAEASFSWSANTPTRGRR; the protein is encoded by the coding sequence ATGGCACTCCCCCGCATTACCCAAAAAGAGATGACCGAGCGCGAACAGCGTGAACTGAAAACGCTGCTCGACCGCGCGCGCATTGCGCATGGTCGCCTGCTGACCAACGCAGAAACCAACAGCATCAAGAAAGAGTACATCGATAAACTGATGGCCTTGCGCGAAGCGGAAGCGAAAAAAGCCCGCCAGTTGAAGAAAAAGCAGGCTTATAAACCGGATGCGGAAGCATCGTTTTCCTGGTCAGCAAATACGCCAACGCGCGGCAGACGTTAA
- a CDS encoding mannose/fructose/sorbose PTS transporter subunit IIA yields the protein MVNAIFCAHGNLACAMLESVQMVYGDANVEAVAFVPGENASNIVEKLKKLVSVHTGDEWLIAVDLQCGSPWNAAATLAMQNPAIRVISGLSLPLALELVDNQSSMNVDELCEHLTTIAQQTCVVWQHLETTEEDF from the coding sequence ATGGTCAATGCAATCTTCTGCGCTCACGGCAATCTGGCCTGCGCCATGCTGGAATCGGTACAGATGGTCTACGGCGATGCCAACGTCGAAGCGGTGGCATTTGTCCCTGGGGAGAACGCCAGCAACATCGTGGAAAAACTGAAAAAGTTAGTAAGCGTTCACACTGGCGATGAATGGCTGATTGCCGTCGATCTGCAGTGTGGCAGTCCCTGGAATGCTGCCGCTACGCTGGCAATGCAAAATCCCGCTATTCGGGTTATTAGCGGGTTGTCGCTGCCATTGGCGCTGGAACTGGTTGATAACCAAAGCAGTATGAATGTGGATGAACTGTGTGAACACCTGACGACCATTGCTCAACAAACCTGTGTCGTCTGGCAACATCTGGAAACGACCGAAGAGGATTTCTGA
- a CDS encoding DeoR/GlpR family DNA-binding transcription regulator, which translates to MNPIKRRKHILDELNKFGEVTVIKLSETLKVTSETIRRDLSILESEGQITKIHGGAVKKQVVQEDEFGARIDIHREEKMAIGKLAAGMVSEHDTLFIDSCTTNLILAEQLPPLAYSVITNSALIADKIKEHNLKARVYVLGGEYDYHFRANLGVSVCQQINTIHADICFIGAGGISPQHGVLVKSFDEAYVAKSMIAMSKKSVILADHTKFGQDGVMCIATLKEIDNIITDKRFRTTCYTQQDFAGKLRIAE; encoded by the coding sequence ATGAACCCGATTAAAAGAAGAAAACATATCCTCGATGAATTAAATAAATTCGGTGAAGTGACGGTTATCAAATTATCGGAAACGCTAAAAGTCACATCAGAGACCATTCGCCGCGATCTCTCCATCCTGGAGTCTGAAGGGCAAATTACCAAGATTCACGGTGGAGCCGTCAAGAAGCAGGTTGTTCAGGAAGATGAATTTGGCGCGCGGATTGATATACACCGCGAAGAAAAAATGGCAATTGGTAAACTTGCCGCCGGGATGGTCAGCGAGCACGACACTCTATTCATTGATTCCTGCACAACCAATCTTATTCTGGCCGAACAATTACCTCCTCTGGCCTATTCCGTTATTACTAATTCAGCCTTGATTGCCGATAAAATCAAAGAACATAATCTCAAAGCGCGCGTTTATGTATTAGGTGGTGAATATGACTACCATTTCCGCGCCAATCTCGGCGTCTCCGTTTGTCAGCAAATAAACACTATTCACGCAGATATCTGCTTCATCGGCGCGGGTGGTATTTCACCTCAACATGGTGTGCTGGTGAAAAGCTTCGATGAAGCCTATGTTGCCAAATCAATGATTGCTATGAGTAAAAAGTCGGTAATTCTTGCCGACCATACAAAATTTGGCCAGGACGGTGTGATGTGTATCGCCACATTAAAAGAGATCGATAACATCATCACAGACAAGCGATTCAGAACAACGTGCTATACACAGCAGGACTTTGCCGGAAAATTACGTATTGCTGAATAA
- the sorE gene encoding L-sorbose 1-phosphate reductase, protein MQTTTALRLYGKRDLRLETFDLPEMQDDEILASVVTDSLCLSSWKEANQGENHKKVPDDVATNPIIIGHEFCGDIIAVGKKWQHKFQPGQRYVIQANLQLPDRPDCPGYSFPWVGGEATHVIIPDEVMEQDCLLAYEGETYFEGSLVEPLSCVIGAFNANYHLQEGTYNHKMGIRPQGRTLILGGTGPMGLLAIDYALHGPVNPALLVVTDTNNDKLSYARKHYPSEPQTLIHYLHAQDAAYDTLMALSGGHGFDDIFVFVPNEELVTLASSLLAADGCMNFFAGPQDKQFSAPINFYDVHYAFTHYVGTSGGNTDDMRTAVKLIEEKKVQAAKVVTHILGLNAAGETTLELPKVGGGKKLVYTGKAFPLTALTQIDDSALRDILERHQGIWSQEAEQYILSHAEEI, encoded by the coding sequence ATGCAAACAACAACAGCTTTACGCCTTTATGGTAAACGCGATCTGCGCCTGGAAACCTTCGATCTTCCTGAAATGCAGGATGATGAAATTCTTGCTTCCGTCGTAACCGACAGCCTTTGCCTTTCTTCCTGGAAAGAGGCTAATCAGGGTGAGAACCACAAAAAGGTGCCAGATGATGTGGCCACCAACCCAATCATCATCGGCCACGAGTTCTGCGGCGATATTATTGCCGTGGGGAAAAAATGGCAGCACAAGTTTCAGCCCGGCCAACGCTATGTCATTCAGGCTAACCTGCAACTGCCGGATCGCCCGGACTGTCCCGGCTACTCCTTCCCATGGGTGGGCGGTGAAGCCACGCACGTCATCATTCCTGATGAAGTCATGGAGCAGGACTGCTTGTTGGCTTACGAAGGCGAAACCTATTTTGAAGGTTCATTGGTTGAGCCACTGTCCTGCGTGATTGGCGCATTCAACGCCAACTATCACCTGCAGGAAGGCACTTATAACCATAAGATGGGCATTCGTCCGCAGGGGCGTACGTTAATCCTCGGCGGCACTGGGCCAATGGGACTACTGGCGATCGACTACGCGCTGCATGGTCCGGTTAACCCGGCGCTGCTGGTAGTGACCGACACCAATAACGACAAGTTGAGCTACGCCCGCAAGCACTATCCGTCAGAGCCACAAACGTTGATCCACTACCTTCACGCCCAGGATGCAGCTTATGACACATTGATGGCATTGAGCGGCGGCCATGGGTTTGACGACATCTTTGTATTTGTACCCAACGAAGAGCTGGTCACGCTGGCCTCTTCCCTGCTGGCTGCCGATGGCTGCATGAACTTCTTTGCGGGTCCGCAGGATAAGCAGTTTAGCGCGCCGATTAACTTCTACGACGTGCACTACGCCTTTACCCATTATGTTGGGACATCTGGCGGCAATACCGACGATATGCGCACGGCGGTAAAACTGATCGAAGAGAAGAAGGTTCAGGCCGCAAAAGTGGTGACGCACATTCTGGGGCTGAATGCGGCTGGTGAGACAACGCTGGAACTGCCAAAAGTCGGTGGCGGGAAAAAACTGGTCTACACCGGCAAAGCCTTTCCGTTAACCGCGCTCACCCAGATTGATGATTCAGCCCTGCGTGACATCCTGGAGCGCCATCAGGGGATTTGGTCGCAGGAAGCTGAACAGTACATATTGTCTCACGCCGAGGAAATTTAA
- a CDS encoding PTS mannose/fructose/sorbose transporter subunit IIC, which yields MEISTLQIIAIFIFSCIAGMGSVLDEFQTHRPLIACTVIGLILGDLKTGIMLGGTLELIALGWMNVGAAQSPDSALASIISAILVIVGQQSIATGIAIALPVAAAGQVLTVFARTITVVFQHAADKAAEDARFRTIDMLHVSALGVQALRVAIPALIVSLFVSADMVSSMLNAIPEFVTRGLQIAGGFIVVVGYAMVLRMMGVKYLMPFFFLGFIAGGYLDLSLLAFGGVGVIIALVYIQLNPQWRKAEPQAQPASSQALDQLDD from the coding sequence ATGGAAATAAGTACCCTACAAATTATCGCCATATTTATATTTTCCTGTATTGCCGGAATGGGCAGCGTGTTGGATGAGTTCCAGACCCACCGTCCGCTTATTGCTTGTACCGTTATCGGCCTGATCCTCGGTGATTTAAAAACCGGGATTATGCTCGGCGGCACGCTGGAGTTAATCGCTCTGGGTTGGATGAACGTCGGCGCAGCGCAGTCTCCCGATTCAGCGCTCGCCAGTATTATCTCCGCCATTCTGGTTATCGTCGGTCAGCAAAGCATTGCTACCGGTATCGCCATCGCCCTGCCCGTCGCGGCGGCAGGCCAGGTACTGACGGTATTCGCCCGTACCATTACCGTGGTATTCCAGCACGCGGCGGATAAAGCAGCCGAAGACGCCCGCTTTCGCACCATCGACATGCTGCACGTTTCCGCTCTCGGCGTACAGGCGCTGCGCGTTGCCATTCCTGCATTAATCGTCTCGCTGTTTGTCAGCGCGGATATGGTCAGCAGCATGCTCAACGCCATTCCGGAATTCGTCACCCGCGGATTGCAGATTGCCGGTGGCTTTATCGTGGTGGTCGGTTACGCCATGGTGCTGCGCATGATGGGCGTGAAGTACCTGATGCCCTTCTTCTTCCTTGGATTTATTGCCGGAGGGTATCTCGATTTGAGTCTGCTGGCTTTCGGTGGCGTGGGCGTGATCATCGCGCTGGTCTACATCCAGTTAAACCCACAGTGGCGTAAAGCCGAACCGCAGGCGCAACCCGCCTCTTCCCAAGCTCTCGACCAGCTTGATGACTAA
- the rluF gene encoding 23S rRNA pseudouridine(2604) synthase RluF — translation MLPDSSIRLNKYISESGICSRREADRFIEQGNVFLNGKRATIGDQVMPGDVVKVNGRLIEPREAEDLVFIALNKPVGIVSTTEDSERDNIVDFVNHSKRVFPIGRLDKDSQGLIFLTNHGDLVNKILRAGNDHEKEYLVTVDKPVTDDFIRGMGAGVPILGTVTKKCKVKKEAPFVFRITLIQGLNRQIRRMCEHFGYEVTKLERTRIMNVGLSGLPLGEWRDLTDDELIDLFKLIENSSSEAKPKAKAKPKTAGIKRPVVKIEKSAEKEKSRPAANGKRFTSPGRKKKGR, via the coding sequence ATGCTGCCCGACTCATCTATCCGATTAAACAAATACATCAGTGAAAGCGGAATCTGCTCGCGTCGCGAGGCGGATCGCTTTATCGAACAAGGGAATGTCTTCCTGAATGGCAAACGCGCCACCATTGGCGATCAGGTGATGCCTGGCGACGTCGTAAAAGTAAATGGTCGGTTGATTGAGCCGCGTGAAGCGGAAGATCTGGTTTTTATCGCGCTGAATAAGCCGGTAGGGATTGTCAGCACCACCGAAGACAGCGAGCGCGACAACATTGTTGATTTCGTCAATCACAGCAAGCGCGTGTTCCCAATCGGTCGTCTGGACAAAGATTCTCAGGGACTTATCTTTCTGACCAACCACGGCGACCTGGTGAATAAAATCCTGCGTGCCGGTAACGATCACGAAAAAGAGTATCTGGTGACGGTAGATAAGCCGGTCACTGATGATTTTATCCGTGGGATGGGGGCCGGTGTGCCAATCCTCGGCACCGTCACCAAAAAATGTAAGGTGAAGAAAGAAGCGCCGTTTGTGTTTCGCATTACGCTGATTCAGGGGCTGAACCGTCAGATCCGTCGTATGTGCGAACACTTTGGCTATGAAGTTACCAAACTTGAGCGTACGCGTATCATGAACGTTGGTTTGTCCGGTCTGCCGCTGGGTGAATGGCGCGACCTGACGGATGACGAACTGATCGATCTGTTCAAGCTGATTGAGAACTCGTCCTCAGAAGCCAAACCGAAGGCGAAAGCGAAGCCCAAAACCGCAGGCATTAAGCGCCCGGTAGTGAAAATCGAAAAATCGGCGGAGAAAGAGAAATCGCGCCCGGCGGCAAACGGTAAGCGTTTTACCTCGCCGGGGCGTAAGAAGAAAGGGCGTTAA